A DNA window from Altererythrobacter sp. B11 contains the following coding sequences:
- a CDS encoding PepSY-associated TM helix domain-containing protein, with translation MKFAPESSTVKQALSAHAAIGLIAGALLYLVCLTGTVVVLYEEWQRVEQPDAPEMQHIAPAAVQAGVAAVMAEESGRVPQTGHLYVHMPSPALPRTTITTDHQAVHLAADGTLAGPEEIAWSDFLLQLHYTLNLPSLVGITIVGALGVMILALALSGVIAHPRIFRDAFRLRTRQSGGVALADWHNRLSVWTLPFTLAIALTGALIGLASVAAYALAAAYYDGDTEAVYAPIFGEEMAGAGAPGVPDVAGPLSYMQAHHPGVHMTYAIVHEPGTAGQHVQIIGEHSRRLIFGEYYNFDARGTFLGTAGLADGDMGRQAAASTYNLHFGNYGGLPVKLAYILFGVALTAICATGAYIWLGKRARRGHAEPRLLAAWDAVVWGTPLALLLTFLARLVIGNGAPFAVIFWIGTAAILAVNIALAGRMRTRGALQLLLGVGSAAGLILAAA, from the coding sequence ATGAAATTCGCCCCGGAAAGCTCCACCGTGAAGCAGGCGCTGTCCGCCCATGCCGCGATCGGCCTGATCGCAGGTGCGCTGCTCTATCTCGTGTGCCTCACCGGAACGGTGGTCGTGCTTTACGAGGAATGGCAGCGGGTTGAACAGCCGGATGCGCCGGAGATGCAGCACATCGCCCCCGCCGCCGTACAGGCCGGCGTTGCCGCGGTGATGGCGGAGGAAAGCGGGCGCGTGCCGCAGACCGGCCACCTCTATGTCCACATGCCGTCCCCCGCCCTGCCGCGCACCACGATCACCACGGATCACCAGGCAGTGCATCTGGCCGCCGACGGGACGCTCGCGGGGCCGGAGGAGATCGCCTGGTCCGATTTCCTGCTGCAGCTGCATTACACGCTGAACCTGCCGAGCCTTGTGGGTATCACCATCGTCGGCGCGCTGGGGGTGATGATCCTGGCGCTGGCGCTGTCAGGCGTGATCGCCCATCCGCGCATCTTCCGTGACGCCTTCCGCCTGCGCACGCGCCAGAGCGGCGGCGTTGCGCTGGCCGACTGGCACAACCGCCTAAGCGTGTGGACGCTGCCCTTCACCCTCGCCATCGCCCTCACCGGGGCGCTGATCGGCCTGGCATCGGTGGCGGCCTATGCTCTTGCCGCCGCCTATTACGATGGCGACACCGAAGCGGTCTATGCGCCCATCTTCGGGGAGGAGATGGCCGGCGCAGGCGCGCCAGGAGTGCCGGATGTGGCCGGCCCGCTCAGCTACATGCAGGCGCACCATCCCGGTGTGCATATGACCTATGCCATCGTGCATGAGCCGGGGACCGCAGGGCAGCATGTGCAGATCATCGGCGAACACAGCCGCCGCCTGATCTTTGGCGAGTATTACAATTTCGACGCCCGCGGCACCTTCCTGGGCACCGCCGGGCTGGCGGATGGCGACATGGGCCGGCAGGCCGCGGCGTCCACCTACAATCTCCATTTCGGCAATTACGGCGGCCTGCCGGTGAAGCTCGCCTATATTCTCTTCGGCGTGGCGCTGACGGCGATCTGCGCGACCGGTGCCTATATCTGGCTGGGCAAGCGCGCGCGGCGCGGCCATGCGGAGCCGCGCCTGCTGGCGGCATGGGATGCCGTGGTATGGGGCACCCCGCTCGCCCTCCTGCTCACCTTCCTCGCGCGGCTGGTGATCGGCAACGGCGCCCCCTTCGCGGTGATCTTCTGGATCGGCACGGCGGCGATCCTGGCGGTCAATATCGCTCTCGCCGGCCGAATGCGCACGCGCGGCGCATTGCAGCTGCTGCTGGGCGTGGGTAGCGCGGCCGGGCTAATCCTCGCCGCCGCCTGA
- a CDS encoding DUF2235 domain-containing protein: MEKNVDQGAAIAGSGGKNIIIFSDGTGQYGGVMPDQRLSNIYKMYRAMRPGTQTGINPAEQVAHYDPGLGSGELGGRIRNILAAAFGTGISENIVDCYEAILRHYDEGDRVFIFGFSRGAYTARCVANVMNLCGIPRQNADGGPLPAGGVALRRIAEEAVYSVYEHGSGHDRAEYELEREEKARRFRAKHRSEGTGTRGEAQGNVAPTFIGVFDTVAALGTVIVRRILAALAAISIFLGLVSIWAGWDAPWSFLAWLPGGLLVASFLWATKKQFKCITDPPQGGRFSWHFAAWNLKNYDRFLDSSVGYARHAISIDENRKRFPRVGWGHSDDTSQQNRGDLAWLKQEWFAGNHSDIGGSYPESESRLSDIALRWMVDELMAIPDPPKIDERFVRTFPDPLGLQHDEVKASLEMWPRWWPKWARFGWSETSRSIKPDAQLHDTVYQRLSASRVPQFDMQGPYRPASLSSHDKAQALVAPNADGKDLADDRG; encoded by the coding sequence GTGGAGAAAAACGTAGATCAGGGCGCCGCAATCGCAGGCAGCGGTGGGAAGAACATCATCATCTTCTCGGACGGCACCGGGCAGTACGGCGGCGTCATGCCCGACCAACGATTGTCCAACATCTACAAGATGTATCGGGCCATGCGACCCGGCACCCAGACCGGCATCAACCCTGCGGAGCAGGTAGCCCACTATGACCCTGGGCTGGGGTCGGGAGAGCTGGGCGGACGCATCCGCAACATCCTTGCCGCCGCGTTCGGAACAGGAATCAGCGAGAACATAGTCGACTGTTACGAGGCGATCCTGCGACACTACGACGAAGGAGACCGGGTCTTCATTTTCGGCTTCAGCCGCGGCGCCTACACCGCGCGCTGCGTGGCCAACGTCATGAATCTCTGCGGCATCCCTCGTCAGAATGCCGATGGAGGACCGCTGCCTGCAGGCGGTGTCGCGCTGCGCAGGATCGCCGAAGAAGCGGTCTACAGCGTCTACGAGCACGGATCAGGCCACGACCGCGCCGAATACGAACTCGAACGCGAGGAGAAAGCTAGGCGATTTCGGGCCAAGCACCGCAGCGAGGGCACCGGGACGCGCGGTGAGGCGCAGGGGAATGTCGCACCGACCTTCATCGGCGTATTCGACACCGTGGCTGCCCTCGGCACGGTAATCGTTCGACGGATCCTCGCAGCTCTCGCCGCAATAAGCATCTTCCTGGGTCTCGTCTCGATCTGGGCGGGCTGGGATGCGCCGTGGTCATTCCTTGCCTGGCTGCCGGGCGGCCTGCTTGTCGCCAGCTTCCTGTGGGCGACCAAGAAGCAGTTCAAGTGCATCACGGACCCGCCACAGGGAGGACGGTTCAGCTGGCATTTCGCCGCGTGGAATCTGAAGAACTACGACCGCTTCCTCGACAGCAGCGTGGGCTATGCGCGGCATGCGATATCGATCGACGAAAACCGCAAACGGTTTCCACGCGTGGGCTGGGGCCACAGCGACGACACGAGCCAACAGAACCGTGGTGACCTGGCATGGCTTAAGCAGGAATGGTTCGCGGGCAACCATTCCGACATCGGCGGAAGTTACCCGGAGAGCGAGTCCCGTCTGTCGGATATAGCACTGCGGTGGATGGTGGACGAACTCATGGCGATTCCCGATCCGCCGAAAATCGACGAGCGCTTCGTGCGGACTTTCCCCGACCCACTCGGGCTGCAACACGATGAAGTGAAGGCGAGCCTGGAGATGTGGCCGAGATGGTGGCCGAAATGGGCAAGGTTCGGATGGAGCGAAACCAGTCGTTCGATCAAGCCGGATGCGCAGCTACACGACACGGTCTATCAGCGGCTGTCCGCCTCGCGGGTACCGCAATTCGACATGCAGGGACCATACAGACCGGCCAGCCTCAGCTCGCACGACAAGGCCCAGGCGCTCGTGGCCCCTAACGCGGATGGGAAGGACCTGGCCGATGATCGAGGTTGA
- a CDS encoding antitoxin Xre-like helix-turn-helix domain-containing protein translates to MEPTFQPDPVLHGGAGLRTFLNIAEQWSLSNEEQLRVLGIHDPVTFADWKVRVRAHEAFAIPMDVIVRIGCVLSIYASLATLFPGEQTTVWLRAPNTGSAFRRRTPLAVITSGELEDLERVARYLLGRIHS, encoded by the coding sequence ATGGAACCCACTTTCCAGCCGGACCCTGTTCTGCATGGCGGCGCGGGCCTCCGCACATTTCTCAATATCGCCGAGCAATGGAGCTTGAGCAACGAGGAGCAGCTGCGGGTTCTCGGTATTCACGACCCGGTGACCTTCGCCGATTGGAAAGTTCGCGTGCGAGCGCACGAGGCCTTTGCGATCCCGATGGATGTGATTGTGCGGATCGGCTGCGTTCTGTCGATCTACGCATCACTCGCAACGCTCTTTCCGGGTGAACAGACTACCGTTTGGCTGCGTGCGCCGAACACAGGTTCGGCGTTCCGGCGCAGAACTCCGTTGGCCGTGATAACCAGCGGCGAGCTTGAAGATCTTGAACGCGTCGCGAGGTATCTCCTGGGACGCATTCATAGCTGA
- a CDS encoding MbcA/ParS/Xre antitoxin family protein — MQTVAGAEFERTAIRTSSSVIEWSDIPQALAMVRSDLAEAARASGRRNGRVTERRNILTLIDAGREAEAVNLLAEGFHLAAAVGSRSTKAALEAATRLYAGDLLDTAYFMNRPHQWLEGQSPIERAEESDEGLELVLNMIGSIEAGVYI; from the coding sequence ATGCAAACAGTTGCAGGCGCCGAATTCGAGCGGACGGCAATTCGAACATCGTCATCGGTGATCGAGTGGAGCGACATCCCGCAGGCTCTCGCGATGGTGCGCTCCGATCTCGCAGAAGCAGCAAGAGCATCAGGACGGAGGAACGGGCGCGTGACTGAGCGTCGCAACATTCTTACGTTGATCGACGCAGGCCGGGAAGCTGAAGCCGTCAATTTGTTGGCGGAAGGCTTCCATCTTGCTGCCGCGGTGGGTTCCCGCTCCACGAAAGCTGCGCTTGAGGCAGCCACCCGCCTTTACGCAGGCGATCTTCTTGACACAGCCTACTTCATGAACCGCCCGCATCAGTGGCTGGAGGGGCAGAGCCCGATCGAGCGCGCCGAGGAGTCCGATGAAGGTCTGGAACTCGTCCTCAACATGATCGGCTCAATCGAAGCTGGTGTGTACATCTGA
- the rpmH gene encoding 50S ribosomal protein L34, which yields MKRTFQPSNLVRKRRHGFFARKATPGGRKVLRARRARGRNKLSA from the coding sequence ATGAAGCGCACTTTCCAGCCGAGCAACCTCGTGCGCAAGCGCCGGCATGGCTTCTTCGCCCGCAAGGCAACGCCGGGCGGCCGCAAGGTGCTGCGCGCGCGCCGCGCCCGTGGCCGCAACAAGCTCAGCGCCTGA
- a CDS encoding alpha/beta hydrolase: MRRPAPLLACLLIACAWPGAGQAHVPSPAAPAEQAEGASRFAAAVPMQGTAAVQESYGPFLVVDERTVALDGATDADSPAAFAALLRDHPAIAELSFHDCPGTYDDIANLALGRMIRDQGLITVAPEGGSVRSGAVELFLAGRRRIIADGAEFAVHTWLDEDGLEAADFGADSPQNRKYLAYYRDMGMTAEEAVRFYALTNSAPYDDALWLTGPEMREVLGPAEAELPQLADLDLAALVD, translated from the coding sequence ATGCGACGCCCTGCGCCCCTGCTTGCCTGCCTGCTGATCGCCTGCGCCTGGCCGGGGGCGGGGCAGGCGCATGTTCCCTCCCCTGCGGCACCGGCGGAGCAGGCGGAGGGCGCGTCGCGCTTTGCCGCGGCGGTCCCGATGCAGGGCACAGCAGCGGTGCAGGAGAGTTATGGCCCCTTCTTGGTGGTGGACGAGCGCACGGTGGCGCTGGATGGTGCCACGGATGCGGATTCGCCCGCCGCCTTCGCCGCGCTGCTGCGCGATCATCCCGCCATTGCCGAACTGTCCTTCCACGATTGCCCTGGCACCTATGACGACATTGCGAATCTGGCGTTGGGGCGGATGATCCGCGATCAGGGGCTCATCACCGTCGCGCCCGAAGGCGGCTCGGTGCGATCGGGCGCGGTGGAGCTGTTTCTCGCCGGGCGGCGGCGGATCATCGCCGATGGCGCCGAGTTCGCGGTTCACACCTGGCTGGACGAGGACGGGCTGGAGGCCGCTGACTTCGGCGCCGATTCGCCGCAGAACCGCAAATATCTTGCCTATTATCGCGACATGGGCATGACGGCGGAGGAAGCGGTGCGGTTTTATGCCCTCACCAATTCGGCGCCCTATGATGATGCCTTGTGGCTCACCGGACCGGAAATGCGCGAAGTGCTGGGCCCGGCCGAGGCGGAGCTGCCGCAGCTCGCCGATCTTGACTTGGCTGCCCTTGTGGATTAA
- the yihA gene encoding ribosome biogenesis GTP-binding protein YihA/YsxC translates to MSTPEERPEERAEDRAEEARRLFSGRVEFLLSAPQLKFLPEPDFPEIAFAGRSNVGKSSLINALTGRKAIARTSVTPGRTQELNFFEIGTPTVFRLVDMPGYGFAKAPVKVVERWKDLVRTFLRGRQVLKRTLVLIDSRHGIKPPDEEMMTMLDEAAVGYRLVLTKADKIKASELADTLARVEAQARKHVAAYPVIHVTSSEKGMGIPELRAALLEDASA, encoded by the coding sequence ATGAGCACCCCCGAAGAGCGACCGGAAGAGCGGGCCGAAGACCGGGCGGAGGAAGCCCGCCGCCTCTTCTCCGGACGGGTGGAGTTCCTCCTGTCCGCGCCGCAGCTGAAGTTCCTGCCGGAGCCGGATTTTCCGGAGATCGCCTTTGCCGGCCGTTCGAACGTGGGCAAGAGTTCGCTCATCAATGCGCTCACCGGCCGCAAGGCGATCGCCCGCACCTCGGTGACGCCGGGGCGCACCCAGGAACTCAACTTCTTCGAGATCGGCACGCCCACCGTGTTCCGTCTGGTGGATATGCCGGGCTATGGCTTCGCCAAGGCGCCGGTGAAGGTGGTGGAGCGGTGGAAGGATCTGGTCCGCACCTTCCTGCGCGGCCGGCAGGTGCTGAAGCGCACGCTGGTGCTGATCGACAGCCGTCACGGGATCAAGCCACCCGACGAAGAGATGATGACGATGCTGGACGAGGCAGCCGTGGGCTATCGCCTGGTGCTGACCAAGGCCGACAAGATCAAGGCCAGCGAGCTTGCCGACACCCTCGCCCGGGTGGAGGCGCAGGCGCGCAAGCATGTGGCCGCCTATCCGGTGATCCACGTGACCAGCAGCGAAAAGGGCATGGGCATTCCCGAGCTGCGCGCCGCGCTGCTGGAAGACGCTTCGGCTTAG
- a CDS encoding DUF6161 domain-containing protein → MIEVDFGDAAGGRRSFKTPEDLKQYVQAQRTAWSEHPLIKGRNNKPGDRQLREIPQAWGNLASAIDSYLAQPGAKEERLGAQVEGNAHLPKAFTTKSEIGQVIASIADDLGHEQAAGALRFHNEPSNQQVFQTFGKVHIEGALAFQQRMAGLSSKSVRGARDAARKMVEDLADDVRTHRAQLEESERAHAEKLEELVKAGEAQSEAAQEWRDAVAEEVRQQREEWDRKYEDAYEQYTEKLRLESSVKLWTERARIHNTAADAWQWRSILIAIIGLVLAGGVAWGALGLAEWLFSDAFVVTEGAPLPSGLRPTWRYEVIFASAATLLYLTVFFWIMRIVVRMYMTEHHLGIDAQSRASMAQTYLALTKEDVASDQDRAIVLASLFRPVVDGIVKDDGLPAITPAAILSGLAIGKPGGTSAGGT, encoded by the coding sequence ATGATCGAGGTTGATTTTGGTGATGCCGCAGGCGGCAGGCGCAGCTTTAAGACGCCGGAAGATTTGAAGCAATACGTCCAGGCCCAGCGTACAGCCTGGAGCGAGCACCCGCTCATCAAGGGACGCAACAATAAACCGGGTGACCGGCAACTGCGCGAAATTCCGCAGGCCTGGGGCAATCTAGCGTCGGCAATCGATTCATACCTCGCGCAGCCGGGCGCGAAGGAAGAGCGTCTCGGTGCTCAGGTCGAGGGGAATGCCCATCTGCCCAAAGCGTTCACGACGAAGAGCGAAATCGGGCAGGTCATCGCCTCCATCGCCGACGATCTTGGCCACGAGCAGGCTGCTGGCGCTCTCAGGTTCCATAACGAGCCGTCCAACCAACAGGTCTTCCAGACATTCGGGAAGGTGCATATCGAGGGTGCTTTGGCCTTCCAGCAGCGCATGGCCGGGCTCAGTTCGAAGAGCGTACGCGGTGCGCGCGATGCGGCGAGGAAGATGGTCGAGGACCTCGCGGACGATGTGAGGACCCACCGGGCGCAGCTGGAAGAGAGCGAACGGGCCCACGCCGAGAAGCTGGAAGAACTGGTGAAAGCGGGCGAGGCGCAGAGTGAAGCCGCCCAGGAGTGGCGTGACGCGGTTGCCGAGGAGGTGAGGCAACAGCGCGAAGAGTGGGACCGGAAATATGAGGATGCCTACGAACAGTACACCGAGAAACTGCGGCTCGAATCCTCGGTCAAGCTCTGGACCGAGCGGGCCAGGATCCACAATACTGCCGCGGATGCCTGGCAATGGCGATCAATCCTGATCGCGATCATCGGACTGGTCCTTGCTGGCGGCGTCGCATGGGGTGCGCTCGGCCTTGCGGAATGGCTATTCTCCGACGCTTTCGTCGTTACCGAAGGCGCTCCACTGCCTTCGGGCCTGCGCCCTACTTGGCGGTACGAGGTGATCTTCGCCTCGGCCGCGACACTGCTCTACCTGACGGTGTTCTTCTGGATCATGCGGATCGTGGTGCGCATGTACATGACCGAGCACCATCTCGGGATCGATGCCCAGTCCCGTGCCTCCATGGCCCAGACGTATCTTGCGCTCACCAAAGAGGACGTGGCGTCGGATCAGGACCGGGCCATCGTGCTCGCCTCGCTTTTCCGCCCGGTCGTCGACGGGATCGTGAAGGATGACGGTCTGCCAGCTATCACGCCCGCCGCGATCCTCTCAGGACTGGCGATCGGCAAACCGGGCGGAACATCAGCAGGGGGTACGTGA
- the rnpA gene encoding ribonuclease P protein component translates to MAVLTRRADFLAANRGLRVARPGFVLLARPNGGQGKRYGITVTKKIGNAVVRNRMKRRFRELLRAALPEQGLADHDHVLIGREGGIERDFAQLREELGAALARASAGKGDPPRRGRGPRR, encoded by the coding sequence GTGGCGGTGCTGACGCGCCGCGCGGATTTCCTCGCTGCCAACCGTGGGTTGCGCGTGGCGCGCCCGGGCTTCGTGCTGCTCGCCCGGCCTAATGGCGGGCAGGGCAAGCGCTACGGTATCACCGTCACCAAGAAGATCGGCAATGCGGTTGTGCGCAACCGCATGAAGCGCCGATTCCGCGAGCTGTTGCGCGCGGCTCTGCCGGAACAGGGGCTGGCCGACCACGATCATGTGCTGATCGGCCGCGAAGGCGGGATCGAGCGCGATTTTGCCCAATTACGTGAAGAGCTGGGCGCCGCGCTGGCCCGTGCGTCCGCCGGCAAGGGCGATCCGCCGCGCCGGGGGCGGGGGCCGCGCCGGTGA
- the yidD gene encoding membrane protein insertion efficiency factor YidD translates to MKVLLILVARAWQIGPSRILPPSCRYQPSCSQYAIDALQKHGAIKGGWMATKRLLRCHPWGGHGHDPVP, encoded by the coding sequence GTGAAGGTGCTGCTCATCCTTGTTGCGCGGGCGTGGCAAATCGGCCCGTCCCGCATATTGCCGCCCTCCTGCCGGTATCAGCCCAGTTGCAGCCAATATGCGATAGACGCGCTGCAGAAACATGGCGCGATCAAGGGTGGATGGATGGCGACCAAGCGTCTATTGCGCTGCCACCCTTGGGGCGGGCATGGCCATGACCCCGTTCCCTGA
- the yidC gene encoding membrane protein insertase YidC, whose amino-acid sequence MLDNRNLILAVVLSLVVFLGYEVVMSRLYPASEQAPIEQIAQPNAGADTPRQRATAKHIRDGGLTDPAEEQEEVRDLQSALAQPGRVRIDAPEVAGSINPVGARVDDIVLKTHRQTVEKDSGPVRIFSPNGTPAQAFAQFGWVDPNNLGVKVPTPSTMWQAEGGPLAPGKPVTLTWDNGQGLLFRIRFTIDQYYMLSVEQSVTNRGQAPVAVQPYGFINRTSRTASTDTWNLHSGPIGDFAGSVNFKWDYDDVDEAGSVANEQPTGWVGFTDIYWLSTLIPQAGDAAKTYFRALGGESYRADLIYDTETVAPGASSSTTTQLFAGAKESAVLDMYEDAGVQNFGLSIDWGWFRWFMKPIFWLLRELYAIAGNFGVAIILLTVVIRGLMFPVAQRQFASMAQMRAVQPKMKALQERHKDDKPRLQQEMGKLYKDEGVNPLAGCLPIFLQIPIFFALYKTLLVAIEMRHKPFVLWIRDLSAPDPLHILNLFGLLPFDPPGFLSIGVLAVLLGITMWLQFKLNPSAMDPAQQQIFMIMPWVLMFVMAPFASGLLLYWITSNLLTLAQQKYLYSRHPQLKAQVDKDRADKARAAERDQAKG is encoded by the coding sequence ATCTTGGACAATCGCAATCTCATCCTAGCCGTGGTGCTGAGCCTCGTGGTGTTCCTGGGCTATGAAGTGGTGATGAGCCGCCTCTACCCGGCGTCCGAGCAGGCTCCGATCGAACAGATCGCCCAGCCCAATGCCGGCGCGGATACGCCGCGCCAGCGCGCCACGGCCAAGCACATTCGTGATGGCGGGCTGACCGATCCAGCGGAAGAGCAGGAAGAGGTGCGCGATCTCCAGTCGGCGCTGGCCCAGCCCGGCCGGGTGCGCATCGATGCGCCCGAAGTCGCCGGCTCGATCAATCCCGTGGGCGCGCGGGTGGACGATATCGTACTGAAGACCCACCGGCAGACGGTGGAGAAGGACAGCGGCCCGGTCCGCATCTTCTCCCCCAACGGCACGCCTGCGCAGGCTTTTGCGCAATTCGGCTGGGTCGATCCCAACAATCTGGGCGTGAAGGTGCCGACGCCCTCCACCATGTGGCAGGCCGAAGGCGGCCCGCTCGCGCCCGGCAAGCCGGTCACGCTCACCTGGGACAACGGGCAGGGCCTCCTGTTCCGCATCCGCTTCACCATCGACCAATATTACATGCTGTCGGTGGAGCAGAGCGTCACCAACCGTGGCCAGGCCCCGGTTGCGGTCCAGCCCTATGGCTTCATCAACCGGACGAGCCGCACGGCCAGCACCGACACCTGGAACCTTCACTCCGGCCCGATCGGCGATTTCGCCGGCAGCGTGAACTTCAAGTGGGATTATGACGATGTGGACGAGGCGGGCAGCGTCGCCAATGAACAGCCCACGGGCTGGGTAGGCTTCACCGACATCTATTGGCTTTCCACGCTGATTCCGCAGGCCGGGGATGCGGCCAAGACCTATTTCCGTGCGCTGGGCGGGGAATCGTATCGCGCTGACCTGATCTACGACACGGAAACCGTGGCGCCGGGCGCCAGTTCTTCCACCACCACGCAGCTGTTCGCCGGCGCCAAGGAAAGCGCCGTGCTGGATATGTATGAAGATGCCGGCGTGCAGAATTTCGGCCTCTCCATCGACTGGGGCTGGTTCCGCTGGTTCATGAAGCCGATCTTCTGGCTGCTGCGCGAGCTTTACGCGATCGCGGGCAATTTCGGCGTGGCGATCATCCTCCTCACCGTGGTGATCCGCGGGCTGATGTTCCCGGTCGCGCAGAGGCAATTCGCGAGCATGGCGCAGATGCGCGCGGTGCAGCCCAAGATGAAGGCGCTGCAGGAACGCCACAAGGACGATAAGCCCAGGCTGCAGCAGGAGATGGGCAAGCTCTACAAGGATGAAGGCGTCAATCCGCTGGCCGGATGCCTGCCGATCTTCCTGCAGATCCCGATCTTCTTCGCCCTGTACAAAACGCTGCTGGTGGCGATCGAAATGCGCCACAAGCCCTTCGTGCTGTGGATCCGCGATCTTTCGGCGCCCGATCCGCTGCATATCCTGAACCTGTTCGGCCTGCTGCCCTTCGATCCCCCGGGCTTCCTCAGCATCGGCGTGCTGGCGGTGCTGCTGGGCATCACCATGTGGCTGCAGTTCAAGCTCAATCCTTCGGCGATGGACCCGGCGCAGCAGCAAATCTTCATGATCATGCCGTGGGTGCTGATGTTCGTGATGGCGCCCTTCGCATCGGGACTGCTGCTGTACTGGATCACCTCCAACCTGCTCACGCTGGCGCAGCAGAAATATCTCTATTCGCGCCACCCGCAACTGAAGGCGCAGGTGGACAAGGATCGCGCTGACAAGGCCCGCGCGGCCGAGCGCGACCAGGCCAAGGGATGA
- a CDS encoding DUF4062 domain-containing protein: MKIFVSSVMTGFEEYREAALAAIRSLDHEIVRAEDFPASTIPSRVACLQGVREADLVVLILGERYGWSGTQSGISPTHEEFREAAAEGKVMPFVQSGVPREAAQQRFVDEVENYDTGMHRGQTFRTPEELRTEVTRAIARHQLSAATTPVDVPALVEKARSMIPVEERGFARMTGPLLHLAIAGGPAQTILRPSEIENQSLADGIVADLSASDGYFSYRRRTEPRLEHGALVIEQENGAALRICEAGALLLSLPIEEATGHLKPLIEEHVGQAIEKALTFADRMLEKFDRTQRLTRIVIAADIGTGGMFGWRTASEQAASPDSMQVAMDRTTSGPVMLNPPDRTRMALRAEHSRMTEDLLALLRRKHRS; encoded by the coding sequence ATGAAGATTTTCGTCAGCAGTGTTATGACCGGGTTCGAGGAATACCGGGAGGCGGCGCTCGCCGCCATCCGGAGCCTCGATCATGAGATCGTCCGTGCCGAGGACTTTCCTGCCTCTACCATCCCGTCGCGCGTTGCGTGCCTACAAGGTGTCCGGGAGGCGGACCTCGTCGTCCTGATCCTCGGCGAGCGGTATGGCTGGTCCGGTACGCAATCAGGCATATCCCCGACACACGAGGAGTTCCGCGAGGCCGCAGCCGAAGGGAAGGTCATGCCGTTCGTACAGTCCGGCGTGCCCCGCGAGGCGGCTCAACAGCGGTTCGTCGACGAGGTCGAGAACTACGACACCGGAATGCATCGCGGTCAGACCTTCCGGACGCCGGAGGAACTACGTACCGAAGTGACGCGCGCGATCGCTCGGCATCAACTGTCGGCCGCCACTACGCCCGTGGATGTCCCGGCGCTGGTGGAAAAGGCGCGCAGCATGATCCCCGTCGAGGAGCGCGGGTTCGCCCGCATGACAGGGCCGCTCCTGCATCTCGCAATCGCTGGAGGACCGGCACAGACCATCCTGCGCCCGAGCGAGATCGAGAATCAATCGCTTGCCGACGGGATCGTGGCCGACCTGTCCGCCTCCGACGGCTACTTCTCCTACCGCCGCAGAACCGAACCGCGTCTTGAGCATGGCGCACTCGTAATCGAGCAGGAGAATGGAGCCGCCCTGCGCATCTGCGAGGCCGGGGCATTGCTACTCTCGCTGCCGATCGAAGAAGCGACCGGACACCTCAAGCCGCTGATCGAGGAGCATGTCGGACAGGCGATCGAGAAGGCCCTTACCTTTGCGGACCGGATGCTCGAAAAGTTCGACCGCACCCAGAGGCTCACCCGCATCGTAATCGCTGCCGATATCGGGACGGGTGGTATGTTCGGATGGCGGACGGCAAGCGAGCAGGCGGCAAGCCCCGATTCCATGCAGGTCGCGATGGACAGAACAACATCAGGGCCCGTCATGCTCAACCCGCCGGACCGGACACGCATGGCCCTGCGGGCCGAACATAGCCGCATGACGGAGGACTTGCTTGCCCTCCTCCGGCGTAAACACAGAAGCTGA